A single region of the Verrucomicrobiota bacterium genome encodes:
- a CDS encoding NlpC/P60 family protein, producing MKKTIFLFFIILSSTLFARAQTTADLLKVADDLAQMNLPYLWAGTDPSQGGLDCSGFMIYVFKKAWGIDLPDESGKQLDYCYKHGKVWTADSKDFKVSMIQPGDLVFISGTRVSDRPSPITHVMMVAGPDLIVGSQDMGRRVKWGSPGVGYFKQKLFRPYGIPRLGVKPYRDTPTIYAYARLEPPKKKAQDK from the coding sequence ATGAAAAAAACCATCTTCCTTTTTTTTATCATCCTTTCGTCCACCCTTTTTGCCCGTGCACAAACCACCGCCGACCTGCTGAAGGTCGCCGATGATCTCGCGCAGATGAATCTCCCTTATCTCTGGGCGGGGACAGATCCCTCCCAAGGCGGTCTGGATTGTTCCGGATTCATGATCTACGTCTTTAAAAAAGCCTGGGGGATCGATCTGCCCGACGAGTCCGGCAAACAACTCGATTATTGTTATAAACACGGGAAGGTGTGGACCGCAGACTCGAAGGATTTTAAGGTCTCCATGATCCAACCCGGGGACTTAGTCTTTATCTCCGGCACGAGGGTGTCAGACCGTCCCTCCCCGATTACCCACGTCATGATGGTGGCAGGGCCCGACCTGATCGTGGGTTCCCAAGACATGGGCCGCCGCGTCAAATGGGGTTCACCCGGTGTAGGTTATTTCAAACAAAAACTCTTTAGACCCTACGGGATACCCCGCCTCGGGGTAAAACCCTATCGGGACACCCCGACGATCTACGCCTACGCACGTCTGGAACCCCCCAAAAAAAAGGCGCAGGATAAATAA
- the cdd gene encoding cytidine deaminase: MEHIRLDTLSPEMHEALIAAELAMPTAYSPYSHFCVGAALVADNGEIISGSNVENAAYGSSICAERSALLSANTLGFRRFTCVAMIGKPEQGVTEEPIAPCGACRQMLLETSEMSGRDLVVLMSNTEKTKIITATIHELLPLAFKPKHIGKKLEHYSKSHNQ; the protein is encoded by the coding sequence ATGGAGCACATCCGTCTCGATACCCTCAGCCCTGAAATGCATGAAGCCCTGATTGCGGCAGAGCTGGCCATGCCCACCGCCTATTCTCCTTATTCCCATTTCTGCGTGGGGGCAGCCCTCGTGGCGGACAATGGCGAGATCATCAGCGGGTCAAATGTGGAAAATGCCGCTTACGGGTCGAGTATTTGTGCGGAACGCTCGGCATTACTCAGCGCGAATACCCTAGGCTTCCGGAGATTCACCTGTGTCGCGATGATCGGGAAGCCCGAGCAAGGTGTCACCGAAGAACCCATCGCCCCTTGTGGTGCCTGCCGTCAAATGCTTTTAGAGACCTCAGAAATGTCTGGCCGCGACCTCGTGGTCCTGATGTCAAATACCGAAAAAACAAAAATCATCACCGCCACCATCCACGAACTCCTGCCTCTGGCATTCAAACCCAAACACATCGGTAAAAAACTCGAACACTACAGCAAATCACACAACCAATGA